The DNA window GTCCTGGATCATCTCCACGTAGAAGCTGTCATTGTCAACCGCATTGTCAGAGATGATCACTGCCCGCCCGCCGTGCTCCTGCACCACTCGGGTcttggagaggaaggagcagcccCTGGAAGAGGTGGTGATGAGACCAAAGAAAAGGCAGGGTCCTAGCTAGCCCTCCTCCAGACTGTCACACTGGAAAGATGAAAGAAGGACCAGGgagaattttttataaatggcCAAAAGGCACGGATCATCTTAAGACGTTTCTTAAAGACCATTACAAATGTGAATTATTTAAGAACAGCTATTTCAGAGCACCACCACCAACACTGTTCTCGGAATCTACACTCCACCTGCCCTCCTCTGGCGCCTGTCTCTGCCTGCTCCTTACCCTCTCTCCACCAGAGCGATCTGGTCCTGGATGAAGAAACCGTTGCTGAGCTCCCCACAGGCCTCTGAAGGTTCTGCAGGGACAAGGTGAATCTGCTCATACCTTGTGTGCTGAAAGACATTCAGATAGGTCAGAATGAGGAGACATGCTAGTTTAGGCGGACAGTCCCATTCTATTGGTTCCTCACAAAGTGTGAAGGAAACGTGGAGTGGTTTCTGTACGCTGGGCACTGAagtatttttagtaaattttcaCAAAGGCTTATCTAGTTGTCCCACTCCACACTGCCTTTCTATGAGATACGTAGGGGAGTTGGGATGGACCCAGAAAGGGGAAGTAACCTGTCTTACGTCACATAGTGCAGACAGAGCTAGCAGAACCCTTGGTTTCTCGCTATCTGATGTCCCCAGTGAAGACAGCTAGCCCCTGTCTGGTGCCCAAGTTTGTATTACACCCAGGAGGGTAGCTAGCTGGAAGCCCTTTCTGCACAGCCGCCCCAGGAGGACAGAGCTGGATTCGGCACCCTTCCCTGTCCCAGCACTCAAGTATTGGTCGAAGGGATGAGAGGGTCACCTTACTTAGTGGGATGGAGGTAGAGACAAGATCAGAGACGAAAGGGTCTCCCCGAACTTACAAAGATACCACCAAAGTCCTTGGCAGGTGTGGCTGTGAAGATGTATCGAATGTCTCCAGGACTCAGCACTTGGAAGTACAAATAATCATGGATGCGTAAGCCTGAGAGATAAAGAGTACAGGTGAGAAGCCTCCAGGGAACAAGCTGGTTCAAGTTCAGATCATGGACCCCTTGTCTTCAATGAGGCTGGCTATAGTCTGGGCTCAGGGACCCAGCTTCAGCCAAGTGAGTCCTCCAGGTGGGTGAGAGACATTGTCTCTGCCCCAGGGAGGATAGAGCTGATGCAGAGAGAGTTAGTAACCCCAGAGAGAtcagctggggctgctgctgcgcAGGGGACCCAGGAAGATGGAGAGccgctgtgttctctctctcaggaTGAATCCATTTTTGCTCTGAAGTGGACCTGAGCGTTTCAAGGTGGAGCTGTGCAGCCTGGATTTAAAATGATCCTCACTAAAACTTAAAAGTTGACTCCGGTTCCATTGCCATGACCCTTGTCCAGCCACCATCATTTCTTGTCCTCACTGGTCCAGCTTCTTAACTGGTCTATCTGCCTCCATTCTTGCTCTCTCCCACCATTCCCCCAAACAACAGCCAGGGGGCTTcttaaaatatcataaaacaaCTATGATCAGGTCACCACTCCTATGGCTCCAGTACCCTTCAACAACTACCCTTTGCACTAAAACTGAGATCTAAACATTTAACTGTGGCCTGCAAGGTCCCCTTCCATCTGGCCCTTGGCTACTGCTACAACCTCATCTACTCCTTCCTGGCCTCCTTTCAGTTTCATCACTTCTCTGAGTCTTCTGGCAACCGTTCCCTCTACGTGGGAGGGCTTCCTCCCCTTACCCCACCCCAGTCTACCTCTTCACCTAGCTCACGCCTACTCATTGGTTAGGTCATAGCTGACATGTCACTTCCTAGAGAAACCTTCTGCCCTGTCACTGCTCTCCCCCCATGCCCCTTCAAAATCAGCTTTTCCTCCATTGACACTTTCAACATAATTTGTAATTATACAgtattcataattttttgtttaatgtcTGTTTCTTCCACTAAGGCAAGAACCACAGTTTTGTAGCTTTTAGTTCAGCGCTGTATCCACATTATGTAACAGCGGCTAGGATATgtgggtgctcaataaaggttgttgaaggaatgaacaaCTATTTTCAGCTCCTTTGCACTGAGGAACAGAATTTTCAGAACAAGCAGATTTTTCTGGGGTTTGGGATCTTCTCTTCAGCACCAAAGTTTAATAGTTTACCTGGACTTGAATCCCTGGTTTCCTCAACCTAGAGAGACTGAGGAGTATGTAAGTGTGGAAGCTGCTGCCACAGGTCAAGTAGTCAGTCAACAAACTATCAAGCCACTGTTGTGTGTCAGGGTTAGGACAGACTGCAGCTTTAGCCGTCCTTCTCTCCTGCCCAAATCACAGCCACCCGATAGAGTTCCACTGGCTTGGCATTGGGCTCTACAGCCTTTTATCCTGGGTGTGGGGACTTCCCATCAGATACAGATACATTACGGAGAAACCTTTAACACTgaactcctcctccttctcacaCACATCTTTGCCTGGCCTTCGCATCTGCTGATTTGTGTAAATCAAGTGTGGGTATACGTATGTGCTCATGTGTGTATGGGTGTATATGTTTATGTGCTCCTTCAGGTGCAAACAGGTTGCGTGTGTATTTGTGTACGTGCGAGCCCACGTGTAAGAATGTGTGCTCCTGTATGCGTATGTGAGTGCTCACATACGTATCTCCAGCTTGTAATACCTCTAGCTGTCCCTTGTTCCTTCTCCTGGTCGCCCCTTCAGCCATCTGGGTCGGCGCTACTGGGGGCGTGGAGAGGAGTCTTGCCTCGACGTGGGGGAGCTGAGGACTCAGAGTCCAGCCTCAGGCCGCGCCCTGCTCATGTCGCTGGGGACCAGCACCCACCCAGTCCAGTCGCCCATCCCCAGACATGCCCTGCCCCGAACTCGCGGGGTCCCCAAGGTGACCCGTGACTCCCGGCCCGACACGCGAGCGAGCTAGAGGGCCAGCCCCGCCCCGCAG is part of the Ursus arctos isolate Adak ecotype North America unplaced genomic scaffold, UrsArc2.0 scaffold_8, whole genome shotgun sequence genome and encodes:
- the PRADC1 gene encoding protease-associated domain-containing protein 1, which translates into the protein MVPGAAGWCCLVLWLPACVAAHGLRIHDYLYFQVLSPGDIRYIFTATPAKDFGGIFHTRYEQIHLVPAEPSEACGELSNGFFIQDQIALVERGGCSFLSKTRVVQEHGGRAVIISDNAVDNDSFYVEMIQDSTQRTADIPALFLLGRDGYMIRRSLEQHGLPWAIISIPVNVTSIPTFELLQPPWTFW